From a single Nostoc sp. MS1 genomic region:
- a CDS encoding glycosyltransferase family 4 protein, giving the protein MRILHILNHVREIGNGIVNVAVDLACLQGKNNHDVAVASAGGEYEALLTKYGVKHFELDQTRTPGNLINAARRYRAIIKEFQPDIVHAHMMTGVVLGRALKGSANYALVATVHNEFQRSAVLMGLADRVIAVSHAVAKSMAKRGIPEQKLRVISNGTLGSVRTRNIKEYMPIELQRPAIATVAGMYQRKGISELIDAFAQIAAEFPQAHLYIVGNGPDRQMFEDKAQSTPFNHRIHFEGFQPEPQRYLLASDIFVLASHHEPFGLVLSEAREAGCAIIATNVDGIPEALDNGQAGILVPPKNSQLLANALTDLLGNANLLNHWQEQAQQNLEWLTAGRVNQETLAVYSSLKVGSKK; this is encoded by the coding sequence ATGCGTATACTACATATTTTGAATCACGTCCGCGAAATTGGCAATGGTATCGTGAACGTAGCTGTAGACTTAGCTTGTCTGCAAGGCAAAAATAATCATGATGTAGCTGTCGCATCTGCTGGCGGAGAATATGAAGCATTATTAACAAAGTATGGTGTTAAACACTTTGAGTTAGACCAAACAAGAACCCCTGGTAATTTAATTAATGCTGCTCGACGTTACCGAGCAATTATCAAAGAATTTCAACCAGATATTGTCCATGCCCATATGATGACAGGGGTTGTACTAGGAAGAGCCTTGAAAGGTTCTGCCAATTACGCCTTAGTCGCTACAGTACATAACGAATTTCAACGCAGCGCAGTACTGATGGGATTAGCAGATAGAGTCATTGCTGTCAGTCATGCTGTTGCTAAATCAATGGCTAAACGAGGCATTCCTGAGCAAAAATTACGAGTAATCAGCAATGGGACATTAGGTAGCGTCCGCACTCGCAATATTAAAGAGTATATGCCTATAGAGTTACAACGACCTGCGATCGCAACTGTAGCTGGCATGTATCAACGTAAGGGCATTAGTGAGTTAATTGATGCTTTCGCCCAAATTGCCGCAGAATTTCCTCAAGCGCATCTTTATATAGTTGGAAACGGCCCAGACAGACAAATGTTTGAGGACAAAGCACAAAGCACACCCTTCAATCATCGTATTCATTTTGAAGGTTTTCAGCCAGAACCACAACGTTACCTGTTAGCATCTGATATTTTTGTTCTCGCTTCACATCACGAACCTTTTGGTCTTGTACTTTCAGAAGCTAGAGAAGCAGGCTGCGCCATCATTGCCACTAATGTAGACGGTATTCCTGAAGCTTTAGATAATGGTCAAGCAGGTATTTTAGTCCCACCTAAAAATAGTCAGCTTCTAGCAAATGCTTTAACAGATTTACTTGGTAATGCTAATTTATTAAACCATTGGCAAGAGCAAGCACAACAAAATTTAGAATGGCTGACAGCTGGGCGTGTGAATCAAGAAACCTTGGCAGTTTATTCTAGCTTGAAAGTGGGGAGTAAGAAGTAG
- a CDS encoding cupin domain-containing protein yields MAKSTKTYWNPLSAANQGKWQPIPGLEQIAEELTLSIDEETGEYTRLTRFHPGADTTPFGAKSHPYPEEIFVVSGRLYDQAFDMWLESGHYASRPPGEIHGPFKTDIGCVVLEISFPNRINS; encoded by the coding sequence ATGGCGAAGTCCACCAAAACTTACTGGAATCCATTGAGTGCAGCCAACCAAGGGAAATGGCAACCAATTCCAGGCTTAGAACAAATTGCCGAAGAACTCACCCTCAGCATAGATGAAGAAACAGGTGAATACACTCGTTTAACTCGATTTCATCCCGGTGCTGATACCACTCCTTTTGGTGCGAAAAGTCATCCCTATCCTGAAGAAATATTTGTAGTTAGTGGTCGTCTTTATGACCAAGCTTTTGATATGTGGTTAGAGAGCGGACATTATGCTAGCAGACCACCTGGAGAGATTCATGGCCCATTTAAGACTGATATCGGTTGTGTTGTCTTAGAAATATCATTTCCCAATCGGATTAATTCGTAA
- a CDS encoding HAD family hydrolase: MTYQAVILDVDGTLILSNDAHAQAWVEAFAEFGYEVKFEQVRPLIGMGGDQIIPQFAPGLSDEEGQGKEITDKRKQLIINKFAKNLTAANGTRQLILKMQSVGLRLIIASSASSKELSVLLKAAQVEDLLSQDEATTSNDAEASKPAPDIVEAALGRLNIQPSEVVMLGDTPFDIASANQAGVEVIAFRCGGFDDSQLKDAIAIYDDPADLLTQYERSPLATKAMTKA; encoded by the coding sequence ATGACTTATCAAGCCGTAATTTTGGACGTAGATGGGACACTTATTCTCAGTAACGATGCTCATGCTCAAGCGTGGGTAGAAGCATTTGCAGAATTTGGCTATGAAGTCAAGTTTGAACAAGTCCGTCCGTTGATTGGCATGGGAGGCGACCAAATTATTCCTCAGTTTGCGCCAGGGTTATCTGATGAAGAAGGGCAAGGAAAGGAAATTACAGATAAACGCAAACAACTAATTATCAACAAATTTGCCAAAAATCTGACTGCTGCCAATGGTACGCGGCAATTAATATTAAAAATGCAGTCTGTAGGGTTACGTCTAATCATTGCGAGTTCAGCCTCAAGTAAAGAATTGTCAGTTTTGTTAAAAGCTGCACAAGTGGAAGACCTACTCAGTCAAGATGAGGCAACGACCTCCAACGATGCAGAAGCTTCTAAACCTGCTCCTGATATTGTTGAGGCGGCTTTGGGGAGGTTGAATATACAGCCATCTGAAGTTGTGATGCTTGGTGATACTCCCTTTGATATTGCTTCGGCAAATCAAGCCGGGGTGGAGGTGATTGCTTTTCGTTGCGGCGGTTTTGATGATAGTCAATTAAAGGATGCGATCGCCATTTATGATGATCCGGCAGACTTGTTAACACAATACGAGCGATCGCCTTTAGCAACCAAAGCCATGACCAAGGCATAA
- a CDS encoding O-antigen ligase family protein, whose amino-acid sequence MNHTYTFTNSSASPGLMVEKPQPLAWLAILSLILFSVVCIFGGAAGILRTGYVILSFAVGTFLYIKYPVLYTGFTWWLWFVTPFIARVVDYKSGWDPSRFMLVSQYIVTLLTFHTLLKELPKSLRQGGLPFVLAFIGVFYGCLIGIIKTSPFTAARGLLDWLTPITFGFYLFINWRDYPLYRRTLERTFTWGVLITGIYGVVQFLNPPDWDLFWLSSTKLTSMGDPEPLKLRVWSTMASPAPYAAMTMAGLILLFSNKQLIRIPASAVGYLAFLLTTVRTLWGGWLIAFLTFITSLKAHLQMRLFITILIMAFCIVPLTQIEQFSDTITARFQTFSNLEKDDSARVRQKIYEQGLHSALTNGLGNGVGNTFIVNEKGLLEPIIIDSGILDIFFTLGWFGAIFYLLGMLMVFTQSFQYLEYSFDSFMAASRAIGLGMVSTLLGNSGMLGMSGMILWGFIAIAIAGHKYHVHQRISK is encoded by the coding sequence GTGAATCATACATATACTTTCACCAATAGTTCTGCGTCACCAGGTTTAATGGTTGAGAAACCACAACCTTTGGCTTGGTTAGCGATACTGTCTCTAATTCTATTCTCAGTCGTATGTATCTTTGGGGGAGCAGCTGGCATTCTCCGCACAGGATATGTTATTCTCTCCTTTGCTGTCGGTACTTTCTTATACATAAAATATCCAGTCCTTTACACAGGCTTTACTTGGTGGCTCTGGTTTGTCACACCCTTCATAGCTCGTGTAGTTGATTATAAAAGCGGTTGGGACCCTAGCCGCTTTATGTTAGTGTCCCAATATATAGTGACATTATTAACTTTTCACACACTTTTAAAAGAACTGCCAAAATCTTTACGTCAAGGTGGTTTGCCTTTTGTGTTAGCTTTTATTGGCGTATTTTATGGCTGTCTTATAGGCATAATTAAAACATCTCCCTTCACTGCGGCACGGGGACTTCTAGATTGGTTAACACCAATTACTTTTGGTTTCTATTTATTTATCAATTGGCGAGATTATCCACTTTATCGTCGGACACTTGAGCGTACTTTTACCTGGGGTGTATTAATTACAGGAATATATGGTGTTGTACAGTTCCTCAACCCACCTGATTGGGATTTATTCTGGTTATCAAGTACAAAATTAACTAGTATGGGTGATCCTGAACCCCTGAAACTGCGTGTTTGGAGTACAATGGCATCTCCTGCACCTTATGCAGCCATGACGATGGCAGGTTTAATATTATTATTTAGTAATAAACAATTAATTAGGATTCCTGCATCAGCAGTTGGTTATTTGGCTTTCTTGCTGACAACAGTACGCACCTTGTGGGGAGGATGGTTGATAGCTTTCCTGACATTTATCACCTCATTAAAAGCCCATTTACAAATGCGTCTATTTATCACAATTTTAATTATGGCGTTTTGTATAGTACCCTTAACACAAATTGAACAATTTTCTGATACTATCACTGCTCGTTTTCAAACTTTTTCTAATTTAGAGAAAGATGATAGCGCAAGAGTCAGGCAGAAAATCTATGAACAGGGTCTTCATAGCGCTTTAACTAATGGTTTAGGTAACGGAGTAGGGAATACTTTTATTGTTAATGAGAAAGGCTTATTAGAACCCATTATCATCGATAGTGGGATTCTCGATATATTTTTCACATTAGGCTGGTTTGGGGCTATATTCTATTTACTAGGAATGTTGATGGTTTTTACTCAATCATTCCAATATTTAGAGTACAGTTTTGATTCCTTTATGGCTGCTTCTAGGGCTATTGGTTTAGGGATGGTATCAACATTACTTGGTAACAGTGGAATGTTAGGTATGTCAGGAATGATTCTTTGGGGCTTTATCGCTATAGCTATAGCAGGACACAAGTATCACGTACATCAAAGAATAAGCAAATAA